From a region of the Eulemur rufifrons isolate Redbay chromosome 7, OSU_ERuf_1, whole genome shotgun sequence genome:
- the NCKIPSD gene encoding NCK-interacting protein with SH3 domain isoform X1, whose product MYRALYAFRSAEPNALGFAAGETFLVLERSSAHWWLAARARSGETGYVPPAYLRRLQGLEQDVLQAIDRAIEAVHNTAMQDGGKYSLEQRGVLQKLIHHRKETLSHRGSSASSAAAMTPSTSDHHLDAAATRQPNGVCRAGFERQHSLPSSEHLGADGSLYQILLLSSQIPPQPRRAAPATPPPPVKRRDRETLVASGSGGRNTMPSGGSSMSSGSSVSSTSLDTLYTNSSPSELGSSCSPIPPPVPRRSTHTTVSQAQPPPSKEPAPEPPAEEVAVDTTSAPDDLEALDALSLGTTEEKAVAETAVPRTIGAELMELVRRNTGLSHELCRVAIGVVVGHIQASVPASAPVMEQVLLSLVEGKDLSTALPSGQVCHDQQRLEVIFADLARHKDDAQQRSWALYEDEGVIRCYLEELLHILTDADPEVCKKMCKRNEFESVLALVAYYQMEHRASLRLLLLKCFGAMCSLDAAIISTLVSSVLPVELARDMQTDTQDHQKLCYSALVLAMVFSMGEAVPYAHYEHLGTPFAQFLLSIVEDGLPLDTTEQLPDLCVNLLLALNLHLPAPDQNVIMAALSKHTNVKIFSEKLLLLLNRGDDPVRIFKHEPQPPHSILKFLQDVFGSPSTAAIFYHTDMMALIDITVRHIADLSPGDKLRMEYLSLMHAVVRSTPYLQHRHRLPDLQATLRRILAEEEASPQCQMDRMIVREMCKEFPVLGEAPS is encoded by the exons atGTACCGCGCGCTGTACGCGTTCCGCTCTGCGGAGCCCAACGCGCTGGGGTTCGCCGCGGGCGAGACGTTCCTGGTGCTGGAGCGCAGCAGCGCGCATTGGTGGCTGGCGGCGCGGGCGCGCAGTGGTGAGACCGGCTACGTGCCGCCCGCCTACCTGCGCCGCCTGCAG GGCCTGGAGCAGGATGTCCTCCAGGCCATTGACCGGGCCATCGAGGCTGTGCACAACACAGCTATGCAGGATGGTGGCAAGTACAGCCTGGAACAGCGTGGAGTTCTCCA GAAGCTGATCCACCACcggaaagagaccctgtctcacagaGGCTCCTCAGCCTCCAGTGCTGCAGCAATGACCCCATCCACCAGTGACCATCATCTGGATGCTGCTGCCACCAGGCAGCCCAATGGGGTGTGTCGAGCTGGGTTCGAGCGGCAGCACAGCCTGCCCAGTTCTGAGCATCTTGGTGCAGATGGAAGCCTCTACCAG ATCCTGCTTCTGTCTTCCCAgatcccacctcagcctcgccGGGCAGCACCTGCCACACCTCCCCCACCTGTGAAACGCAGGGACCGAGAGACCCTGGTGGCCTCGGGGAGCG GCGGCCGCAACACCATGCCTTCCGGGGGTAGTTCCATGTCCAGCGGCTCCTCAGTCAGCAGCACCTCCCTGGACACGCTCTATACCAACTCCAGCCCATCTGAGCTGGGCTCCAGCTGCTCACCCATACCCCCACCTGTGCCCCGCCGGAGCACCCACACCACTGTGTCccaagcccagccccctccctccaaGGAACCAGCTCCTGAACCCCCTGCAGAGGAAGTGGCAGTTGATACAACCTCAGCCCCCGATGACCTAGAGGCCCTGGATGCACTGAGCCTGGGGACCACAGAGGAAAAGGCAGTGGCTGAGACAGCTGTGCCAAGGACCATTGGGGCAGAGCTAATGGAGCTTGTGCGGAGAAACACTGGCCTGAGCCATGAATTATGCCGTGTGGCCATTGGCGTCGTGGTGGGTCACATCCAGGCCTCCGTGCCAGCCAGCGCACCTGTCATGGAACAGGTCCTCCTCTCGCTGGTGGAGGGCAAG gacctgagcacagccctgccctcagggcaGGTCTGCCATGACCAGCAGAGGCTGGAGGTGATCTTTGCAGACCTGGCTCGGCACAAGGACGATGCCCAACAGCGCAGCTGGGCCCTGTATGAGGACGAGGGCGTCATCCGCTGCTACCTGGAGGAGCTGCTGCATATTCTG ACTGATGCAGACCCTGAAGTTTGCAAGAAAATGTGCAAGAGAAATGAGTTCGAGTCTGTCCTGGCCTTGGTGGCCTATTACCAAATG GAGCACCGAGCATCGCTGCGGCTGCTGCTCCTCAAGTGCTTCGGTGCCATGTGCAGCCTGGATGCAGCCATCATCTCCACACTCGTGTCATCTGTGCTGCCGGTAGAGCTGGCACGGGACATGCAGACGGACACACAGG ACCACCAGAAACTCTGTTACTCTGCCCTCGTCCTGGCCATGGTCTTCTCCATGGGGGAGGCAGTGCCGTACGCACACTACG AACACCTGGGCACACCCTTTGCCCAGTTCCTGCTGAGCATCGTTGAGGATGGGCTGCCCTTGGACACCACAGAGCAGCTGCCGGACCTCTGCGTGAACCTGCTTCTGGCTCTCAACCTGCACCTGCCAG CCCCTGACCAGAATGTCATCATGGCCGCCCTGAGCAAACATACCAATGTCAAGATCTTCTCTGAGAAGCTGCTGTTGCTCCTGAACAGAGGGG ATGACCCCGTGCGCATCTTCAAACATGAACCACAGCCGCCACATTCTATCCTCAAGTTCCTGCAGGATGTATTCGGCAGCCCCTCCACAGCTGCCATCTTCTACCACACAGACATGATGGCGCTCATTGACATCACTGTGCGGCACATCGCGGACCTGTCCCCTGGAGACAAG CTGCGCATGGAGTACCTCTCCCTGATGCATGCCGTGGTCCGCTCCACGCCCTACCTACAGCACCGCCACCGGCTGCCCGACCTGCAGGCCACACTGCGACGAATCCTGGCTGAGGAGGAGGCCTCGCCCCAGTGCCAGATGGATCGCATGATTGTTCGAGAGATGTGCAAGGAATTCCCTGTGCTAGGGGAGGCCCCCAGCTAg
- the NCKIPSD gene encoding NCK-interacting protein with SH3 domain isoform X2, giving the protein MYRALYAFRSAEPNALGFAAGETFLVLERSSAHWWLAARARSGETGYVPPAYLRRLQGLEQDVLQAIDRAIEAVHNTAMQDGGKYSLEQRGVLQKLIHHRKETLSHRGSSASSAAAMTPSTSDHHLDAAATRQPNGVCRAGFERQHSLPSSEHLGADGSLYQIPPQPRRAAPATPPPPVKRRDRETLVASGSGGRNTMPSGGSSMSSGSSVSSTSLDTLYTNSSPSELGSSCSPIPPPVPRRSTHTTVSQAQPPPSKEPAPEPPAEEVAVDTTSAPDDLEALDALSLGTTEEKAVAETAVPRTIGAELMELVRRNTGLSHELCRVAIGVVVGHIQASVPASAPVMEQVLLSLVEGKDLSTALPSGQVCHDQQRLEVIFADLARHKDDAQQRSWALYEDEGVIRCYLEELLHILTDADPEVCKKMCKRNEFESVLALVAYYQMEHRASLRLLLLKCFGAMCSLDAAIISTLVSSVLPVELARDMQTDTQDHQKLCYSALVLAMVFSMGEAVPYAHYEHLGTPFAQFLLSIVEDGLPLDTTEQLPDLCVNLLLALNLHLPAPDQNVIMAALSKHTNVKIFSEKLLLLLNRGDDPVRIFKHEPQPPHSILKFLQDVFGSPSTAAIFYHTDMMALIDITVRHIADLSPGDKLRMEYLSLMHAVVRSTPYLQHRHRLPDLQATLRRILAEEEASPQCQMDRMIVREMCKEFPVLGEAPS; this is encoded by the exons atGTACCGCGCGCTGTACGCGTTCCGCTCTGCGGAGCCCAACGCGCTGGGGTTCGCCGCGGGCGAGACGTTCCTGGTGCTGGAGCGCAGCAGCGCGCATTGGTGGCTGGCGGCGCGGGCGCGCAGTGGTGAGACCGGCTACGTGCCGCCCGCCTACCTGCGCCGCCTGCAG GGCCTGGAGCAGGATGTCCTCCAGGCCATTGACCGGGCCATCGAGGCTGTGCACAACACAGCTATGCAGGATGGTGGCAAGTACAGCCTGGAACAGCGTGGAGTTCTCCA GAAGCTGATCCACCACcggaaagagaccctgtctcacagaGGCTCCTCAGCCTCCAGTGCTGCAGCAATGACCCCATCCACCAGTGACCATCATCTGGATGCTGCTGCCACCAGGCAGCCCAATGGGGTGTGTCGAGCTGGGTTCGAGCGGCAGCACAGCCTGCCCAGTTCTGAGCATCTTGGTGCAGATGGAAGCCTCTACCAG atcccacctcagcctcgccGGGCAGCACCTGCCACACCTCCCCCACCTGTGAAACGCAGGGACCGAGAGACCCTGGTGGCCTCGGGGAGCG GCGGCCGCAACACCATGCCTTCCGGGGGTAGTTCCATGTCCAGCGGCTCCTCAGTCAGCAGCACCTCCCTGGACACGCTCTATACCAACTCCAGCCCATCTGAGCTGGGCTCCAGCTGCTCACCCATACCCCCACCTGTGCCCCGCCGGAGCACCCACACCACTGTGTCccaagcccagccccctccctccaaGGAACCAGCTCCTGAACCCCCTGCAGAGGAAGTGGCAGTTGATACAACCTCAGCCCCCGATGACCTAGAGGCCCTGGATGCACTGAGCCTGGGGACCACAGAGGAAAAGGCAGTGGCTGAGACAGCTGTGCCAAGGACCATTGGGGCAGAGCTAATGGAGCTTGTGCGGAGAAACACTGGCCTGAGCCATGAATTATGCCGTGTGGCCATTGGCGTCGTGGTGGGTCACATCCAGGCCTCCGTGCCAGCCAGCGCACCTGTCATGGAACAGGTCCTCCTCTCGCTGGTGGAGGGCAAG gacctgagcacagccctgccctcagggcaGGTCTGCCATGACCAGCAGAGGCTGGAGGTGATCTTTGCAGACCTGGCTCGGCACAAGGACGATGCCCAACAGCGCAGCTGGGCCCTGTATGAGGACGAGGGCGTCATCCGCTGCTACCTGGAGGAGCTGCTGCATATTCTG ACTGATGCAGACCCTGAAGTTTGCAAGAAAATGTGCAAGAGAAATGAGTTCGAGTCTGTCCTGGCCTTGGTGGCCTATTACCAAATG GAGCACCGAGCATCGCTGCGGCTGCTGCTCCTCAAGTGCTTCGGTGCCATGTGCAGCCTGGATGCAGCCATCATCTCCACACTCGTGTCATCTGTGCTGCCGGTAGAGCTGGCACGGGACATGCAGACGGACACACAGG ACCACCAGAAACTCTGTTACTCTGCCCTCGTCCTGGCCATGGTCTTCTCCATGGGGGAGGCAGTGCCGTACGCACACTACG AACACCTGGGCACACCCTTTGCCCAGTTCCTGCTGAGCATCGTTGAGGATGGGCTGCCCTTGGACACCACAGAGCAGCTGCCGGACCTCTGCGTGAACCTGCTTCTGGCTCTCAACCTGCACCTGCCAG CCCCTGACCAGAATGTCATCATGGCCGCCCTGAGCAAACATACCAATGTCAAGATCTTCTCTGAGAAGCTGCTGTTGCTCCTGAACAGAGGGG ATGACCCCGTGCGCATCTTCAAACATGAACCACAGCCGCCACATTCTATCCTCAAGTTCCTGCAGGATGTATTCGGCAGCCCCTCCACAGCTGCCATCTTCTACCACACAGACATGATGGCGCTCATTGACATCACTGTGCGGCACATCGCGGACCTGTCCCCTGGAGACAAG CTGCGCATGGAGTACCTCTCCCTGATGCATGCCGTGGTCCGCTCCACGCCCTACCTACAGCACCGCCACCGGCTGCCCGACCTGCAGGCCACACTGCGACGAATCCTGGCTGAGGAGGAGGCCTCGCCCCAGTGCCAGATGGATCGCATGATTGTTCGAGAGATGTGCAAGGAATTCCCTGTGCTAGGGGAGGCCCCCAGCTAg
- the IP6K2 gene encoding inositol hexakisphosphate kinase 2 isoform X1, whose protein sequence is MSPAFRAMDMEPRAKGVLLEPFVHQVGGHSCVLRFNETTLCKPLVPREHQFYETLPAEMRKFTPQYKGVVSVRFEEDKDRNLCLIAYPLKGDHGTVDIVDNSDCEPKSKLLRWANKKHHVLETEKTPKDWVRQHRKEEKMKSHKLEEEFEWLKKSEVLYYSVEKKGNISSQLKHYNPWSMKCHQQQLQRMKENAKHRSQYKFILLENLTSRYEVPCVLDLKMGTRQHGDDASEEKAANQIRKCQQSTSAVIGVRVCGMQVYQAGSGQLMFMNKYHGRKLSVQGFKEALFQFFHNGRYLRRELLSPVLKKLAELKTVLERQESYRFYSSSLLVIYDGKERPEVALDSDAEDLEDLSEESADESAGAYAYKPVGTSSVDVRMIDFAHTTCRLYGEDTVVHEGQDAGYIFGLQSLIDIVTEISEESGE, encoded by the exons ATGAGCCCAGCCTTCAGGGCCATGGACATGGAGCCCCGCGCCAAGGGTGTCCTGCTGGAGCCCTTTGTCCACCAGGTCGGGGGGCACTCGTGCGTGCTCCGCTTCAATGAGACAACCCTGTGCAAGCCCCTGGTCCCGAGGGAACATCAGTTCTACGAGACCCTCCCAGCCGAGATGCGCAAATTTACTCCTCAATACAAAG GTGTAGTATCTGTACGCTTTGAAGAAGATAAAGACAGGAACTTGTGTTTAATAGCATATCCACTAAAAGGGGACCATGGAACTGTGGACATTGTAGATAATTCAGACTGTGAACCAAAAAGTAAGCTCCTAAGGTGGGCAAACAAAAAACATCACGTCCTAGAAACAGAAAAGACCCCCAAGGACTGGGTGCGCCAGCACCGGAAAGAGGAGAAGATGAAGAG CCATAAGTTAGAAGAAGAATTTGAGTGGCTAAAGAAATCTGAAGTCTTGTACTACAGTGTAGAGAAAAAGGGTAATATAAGTTCCCAACTTAAACACTATAACCCTTGGAGCATGAAGTGTCACCAGCAACAGTTGCAGAGAATGAAGGAGAATGCGAAGCATCGAAGCCAGTATA AATTTATCTTATTGGAGAACCTGACTTCCCGCTATGAGGTGCCTTGTGTCCTTGACCTCAAGATGGGCACACGTCAACATGGTGACGATGCTTCAGAGGAGAAGGCAGCCAACCAGATCCGAAAATGTCAGCAGAGCACATCTGCAGTCATTGGCGTGCGTGTGTGTGGTATGCAG GTGTACCAGGCAGGCAGTGGACAGCTAATGTTCATGAACAAGTACCATGGACGGAAGCTGTCAGTGCAGGGCTTCAAGGAGGcacttttccagtttttccacaatGGGCGGTACCTGCGCCGTGAACTCCTGAGCCCTGTGCTCAAGAAGCTGGCTGAGCTGAAGACGGTGTTAGAGCGACAGGAGTCCTACCGCTTCTACTCAAGTTCCCTGCTGGTCATCTATGATGGCAAGGAGCGGCCCGAAGTGGCCCTGGACTCAGATGCTGAGGACTTGGAGGACCTGTCAGAGGAGTCAGCGGATGAGTCTGCTGGTGCCTATGCCTACAAGCCCGTTGGCACCAGCTCAGTAGATGTGCGCATGATCGACTTTGCACACACCACCTGCAGGCTGTATGGCGAGGACACCGTGGTGCACGAGGGCCAGGATGCTGGCTATATCTTTGGGCTTCAGAGCCTGATAGACATTGTCACAGAGATAAGTGAGGAGAGTGGGGAATGA
- the IP6K2 gene encoding inositol hexakisphosphate kinase 2 isoform X2 has product MSPAFRAMDMEPRAKGVLLEPFVHQVGGHSCVLRFNETTLCKPLVPREHQFYETLPAEMRKFTPQYKGQSQRPLVSWLPLPPFFPWSFTPWPQGSVVPEFPTPAPLRSELGAISEVSSLSEHAFPCSKRAGGQQGLSRLSDPGAERPGRKGVQPVVCKALVGTC; this is encoded by the exons ATGAGCCCAGCCTTCAGGGCCATGGACATGGAGCCCCGCGCCAAGGGTGTCCTGCTGGAGCCCTTTGTCCACCAGGTCGGGGGGCACTCGTGCGTGCTCCGCTTCAATGAGACAACCCTGTGCAAGCCCCTGGTCCCGAGGGAACATCAGTTCTACGAGACCCTCCCAGCCGAGATGCGCAAATTTACTCCTCAATACAAAG GACAAAGCCAAAGGCCCCTTGTTAgctggctgcccctgccccctttTTTCCCCTGGTCGTTTACCCCGTGGCCACAGGGAAGTGTGGTCCCTGAattccccaccccagctcctctGCGCTCAGAGCTGGGGGCCATCTCAGAAGTGTCGTCTCTCTCTGAGCACGCATTCCCCTGCAGCAAGCGAGCGGGCGGGCAGCAAGGACTGAGCAGATTGAGTGATCCTGGGGCAGAGAGGCCTGGGAGGAAAGGTGTTCAGCCAGTCGTTTGTAAGGCGCTCGTCGGCACCTGCTGA